A window from Gopherus flavomarginatus isolate rGopFla2 chromosome 4, rGopFla2.mat.asm, whole genome shotgun sequence encodes these proteins:
- the LOC127049756 gene encoding glutathione S-transferase-like isoform X1 — translation MAGKPKLHYTKGRGKMESIRWLLAAAGVEFEEEFVEAKEDLEKLRKDGALLFQQVPMVEIDGMKMVQTRAILSYIAGKHNLYGQDLRERALIDMYVEGTTDLMGMIMALPFQPPEAKEKNFALIIERATTRYFPVYEKVLKDHGQQFLVGNQFSWADVHLLEAILMAEECKPDILSPFPQLQAFKGRISNIPTIKKFLQPGSQRKPPADDKFIAQVKKIFNI, via the exons ATGGCTGGAAAACCCAAACTGCACTATACTAAAGGAAGAGGTAAAATGGAATCTATCCGATGGCTGTTAGCAGCAGCTGGGGTTGAG TTTGAAGAAGAGTTTGTGGAAGCAAAGGAAGACTTGGAAAAGTTACGCAAGG ATGGAGCCCTGCTGTTTCAACAAGTGCCCATGGTGGAAATTGATGGGATGAAGATGGTGCAGACCAGAGCCATTCTCAGCTACATAGCAGGGAAACACAACCTCTATGGGCAGGACCTGAGGGAGAGAGCACT GATTGATATGTATGTGGAAGGAACAACAGATCTGATGGGAATGATCATGGCACTCCCTTTCCAACCGCCCGAGGCAAAGGAGAAGAATTTTGCCTTAATCATCGAGAGAGCCACAACCAGATACTTCCCAGTCTATGAAAAG GTTTTAAAAGACCATGgccagcagtttcttgttggtaACCAATTTAGCTGGGCGGATGTCCATCTGCTTGAGGCCATTTTAATGGCAGAAGAATGCAAGCCTGATATACTCTCTCCATTCCCTCAGTTACAG GCTTTTAAAGGAAGAATAAGCAACATCCCCACAATTAAGAAATTCTTGCAGCCTGGTAGCCAGAGGAAACCGCCAGCAGATGACAAGTTCATTGCACAAGTGAAGAAAATATTCAACATATAA
- the LOC127049756 gene encoding glutathione S-transferase-like isoform X2: MVEIDGMKMVQTRAILSYIAGKHNLYGQDLRERALIDMYVEGTTDLMGMIMALPFQPPEAKEKNFALIIERATTRYFPVYEKVLKDHGQQFLVGNQFSWADVHLLEAILMAEECKPDILSPFPQLQAFKGRISNIPTIKKFLQPGSQRKPPADDKFIAQVKKIFNI, from the exons ATGGTGGAAATTGATGGGATGAAGATGGTGCAGACCAGAGCCATTCTCAGCTACATAGCAGGGAAACACAACCTCTATGGGCAGGACCTGAGGGAGAGAGCACT GATTGATATGTATGTGGAAGGAACAACAGATCTGATGGGAATGATCATGGCACTCCCTTTCCAACCGCCCGAGGCAAAGGAGAAGAATTTTGCCTTAATCATCGAGAGAGCCACAACCAGATACTTCCCAGTCTATGAAAAG GTTTTAAAAGACCATGgccagcagtttcttgttggtaACCAATTTAGCTGGGCGGATGTCCATCTGCTTGAGGCCATTTTAATGGCAGAAGAATGCAAGCCTGATATACTCTCTCCATTCCCTCAGTTACAG GCTTTTAAAGGAAGAATAAGCAACATCCCCACAATTAAGAAATTCTTGCAGCCTGGTAGCCAGAGGAAACCGCCAGCAGATGACAAGTTCATTGCACAAGTGAAGAAAATATTCAACATATAA